CAGATCTGATCAAGGACGATATCGGCGCCATCCCCACCTTGAGCATCTTCAAACGCCCCGACGGCAAGCCGATGACGGTGCCGCCGCGCCGCCTGCTCGCCCATGAGATCGTTCGTTACGCCGGCGAAGCGGTGGCGGCAGTCGTGGCTTCCTCTCGTGCTGAGGCGCAGAGCGCGGCCGAAGCGATCGCGATCGAATACGACGTGCAGCCTGCGGTGGTCGATCCGGTCGAGGCCGTAAAACCCGGCGCGCCCGCGGTGTGGCCGGAGGCGCCCGACAACATCGTCGGCGCAATGAGCTATGGTGACGCTGCCAAGGTGGACGAGGCGTTTCGCGAAGGCCGCGCATACCGTCGAGCTCGACCTCGTCAGCCAGCGCCTTGTGCCCTCCGCGATGGAGCCGCGCTCGACCATTGCCGAGATCGACAAGAAGTCCGGCCGTCTCCTCCTGCACGTGCAGTCGCAGACGCCGGCCTCGACCCGCGACGTGCTGGCGGAAGCCGTGCTGAAGCGCCCGAAGGACAGCGTGCGCGTGCTGGTCGGCGACATCGGCGGCGGCTTTGGCCAGAAGACCAACCTCTATCCCGAGGACGGCATCGTCGCCTATGCCGCGACCAAGCTGAACAAGAAGATCCGCTGGCGCGGCGACCGCACCGACGAGTTCGTCGGCGGCACCCACGGCCGCGATCTCACCTCGACGGCGTCCTTCGCGCTCGACGAGAAGGGCAAGGTGCTGGCCTATCGCGTCAAGTCGATCGGCTGCACCGGAGCGTACTCGTCGGGCGCTGCGAACATCATTCCGCTGGTGCTCGGGCCGTTCGTGCAGACCGGCGTCTACGATCTGCCGCTGGTGCATTTCGAGGTGCAGTCGGTGATGACCCACACCGCACCAGTCGGTGCCTATCGCGGCGCAGGCCGCCCCGAGGCGGTCTTCATCGTCGAGCGCCTCTTTGACGCCGCAGCCCGCAAGATCGGCATGGATCCGCGCGCGATCCGCAAAGCCAACTACATCAAGCCGGCGCAGCTGCCCTACACCAACGCCGCCGGCCAGGTTTACGATTCCGGTGCCTTCGCGCACATGCTCGACCGTGCCGTAAAGCTTGCTGACTGGGACGGCTTTGCCGCGCGCAAGAAGGCCGCGAAGAAGAAGGGCCTGCTCTACGGCCGCGGCCTCACCTCCTACATCGAATGGACCGGCGGCCGCGCCCACACCGAGAAGGTCAGCCTGCACGCGACCTCGCAGGGCCGCGTCGTGCTGCATTCCGGCACCATGGCGATGGGGCAGGGCTTGCAGACCACCTACACCCAGATGATCTCCGACACGCTTGGCATCTCCATGGACAAGATCGACGTCGTCCAGGGCGACACTGATCTTGCCATGGGCTTTGGCAGCGTCGGCTCGCGCTCGCTGTTCGTCGGCGGCACGGCCGTGGCGGTGTCCTCCAACGATCTGATCCAGAAGGCGCGCGAGAAGGCGGCGAACGTACTGGAGACCTCGGTCGAGGACATCGAGTATCAGGGCGGCGTGCTCACCGTGGTCGGCACCGACCGCTGCATCAGCCTGTTCGATCTTGCCGAAAAGGAAAGCGGCGCCAAACTCAGCGTGGATTCGGAAGGCGAGGTGGACGGTCCGAGCTGGCCGAACGGCACGCATATCTGCGAGGTCGAGATTGATCCGGAGACCGGCGTCTCCAAGGTCGTGCGCTACACCACCGTCGACGACGTCGGCATCGCCGTGAATCCGATGCTGGTCACCGGCCAGATCCATGGCGGCGTCGCGCAAGGCATCGGCCAGGCGCTGTATGAAGGCGTCTCCTACGATGCCGACGGCCAGCTCCTCACCGCGAGCTACCAGGACTATTGCATCCCGCGCGCCGACGACGTGCCGCCGATCGTGGTGACGCTGGATGATTCCGCACCCTGCCGCACCAATCCGCTCGGCGCAAAAGGCTGCGGCGAATCCGGCGCCATCGGCGGCCCGCCTTGCGTCACCAACGGCGTGATGGACGCGCTCGCCGAGCTCGGCATCACCCAGCTGAACACGCCGCTGACGCCGCAGAAGATCTGGCAGGCGATCCGGGACGCGAAGGTGGTGGCCAAAGCGTAGAGTTATTGCGCGCAAGCTGTAGCCGCATTCTCAACCGTCGTCCCGGACAAGCGCGCCACAGCGCGCGCCGATCCGGGACCCATAACCACAGGGAGTAGTTTGGCGCGAAGCTGGCAACTCCGAGTCCCCGTAACCACATCTGCCTGTGGTTATGGGTCCCGGATCTGCGCTTACGCTTGTCCGGGACGACAGCGGAGGGTGTCGCGCCAGTGGGGGCTACAACGCTCAAATCCCCAGCATCATCTTCGCAATAATATCGCGCTGGATCTCCGACGTGCCGCCGAAGATCGTGTAGGCCCGGCCGTTGAGATATTCCGGCACCACCGTCAGCATGTCCTCAGGCGTTGCCGGCTCGTGGTTCAGCCTGTAGAGCGGGCGCATCGGCTCGACGGCGAGGGCGTCGTGGCCGATCACGTCGGCGCCGAGGCGCGTCACGGCCTGGCGGATCTCGCTGTTGCGCAGCTTCAGGATCGACGACACCGCGCCGGGATTCTGCCCGGTCTGGAGCGCCGAGAGCACGCGCAGCTCGGTCATCTCGAGCGCGTCGATGTCAACCTCGACCTCGGAGATGCGCGAAGCGATATCGGGACTGTCGATCGCGCGCCCGGTCAGGTCGGACTCCGCGAGCTCCGCGATGGCCTTCAACCCTTCGCGCAGCTTCGCTGACGCGATGCCGGAGCCGCGCTCGAACTCGAGCAGATACTTGCCGTAGGTCCAGCCCTTGCCTTCCTCGCCGACACGGTTGGTCACGGGCACGCGCACGTCGTCGAAAAACACCTGGTTGACCTCGTGGTCGCCGCCGATGGTGAGGATCGGCCGCGTGGTGATGCCCGGCGTCTTCATGTCGATCAGGATGAAGCTGATGCCGTCCTGCTGCCGCGGCCCGTCGCTGGTGCGCACCAGCGCGAACATGCGGTTGGCATGGTGGGCGTGCGTGGTCCAGATCTTGGTGCCGTTGATGACGTAGTCGTCGCCGTCGCGCACCGCGCGCGTCTTCAGCGAGGACAGGTCGGAGCCGGAGCCCGGCTCTGAATAGCCCTGGCACCAATAGTCCTCGCCGGAGAGAATCCGCGGCAGGTAAAAATTCTTCTGCTCGGGCGAGCCGAAGCCGATGATGACGGGCCCGACCATCTTCACGCCCATCACGTTGACATTCGGCACGCCCGCGCGTGCGGACTCGGTCTCAAAGATCCAGCGCTGCGCCGGCGTCCAGTCCGGACCGCCATATTCGACCGGCCAGCCCGGCGCGCCCCAGCCGCGGCTGTGCAGCGCGCGCTGCCAGGCCATGCCGATATCGGGGTCGGAGAATACCGACGGCGTTAGCGCGGTCGCGCGCTTCACCTCGTCGGTGAGGTTTTTGGCGATGAAGCCGCGCACCTCGTCCTGGAAGGCGCGCTCCTCGGCATTGAACGTGAGGTCCATGATGCGCTCCTGGGGTCAGGCCGTACGGCCGAGCTGGGCGTGGCGGGCATAGTGGTGGGCGCTGCCGCCGAACAGCGTGTCGAAGGCGACCAGCCGCTTGAAATAGGCGCCGACCTCGAGCTCCTCGGTGACGCCCATGCCGCCATGGAGCTGGATCGACTGCTCGCCGACGAAGCGCGCGCATTTGCCGATTTTTGCTTTCGCGCCTGATGCCGCCCGAGCACGCTCGAGCGGCTCAGCATCCACCTTCAACGCCGCCCGCAGCGCCATCGAGCGCGCCTCGTCCACCTGCATCGCCATGTCGGCGAGGCGATGACGGATCACCTGATTGGCGGACAGCGGCCGGCCGAACTGTTTTCGAATTTTGGTGTAGTCCAGCGTGGTGTCGAGCAGCGTCTGCATGATGCCGACGGCTTCTGCGCCAAGCGCAGCCATGGCGCGGTCGACCGCCCATTCGATCGCGGGCAGTGTGTCGCTATCGTCACCGAGGAGAGCATCCTGCGGCAGCTCTACGCCTGATAGCTCGATGTTGCAGGCCCGTCCGCCGCCGAGACGTTGATAGTCACTCATGGCAACGCTCGGCGTTTTCGCCGGTACCAGGAACAGGCCGATGCGCCCCGACGGTCCCCGATGATCGTGGATATGCGCGGAGACGATGATCTCATCGGCAGCGTGGCCGTCGAGCACGCCGATCTTGCTGCCGGAGAGGCGCCAACCCTCCGCTGTCTTGTGAGCGACGGTCGCGACCTTGGCGAGATCGAACCGCGCCGCGCGCTCGGAATGCGCAAAGGCGAGTTTTAGCGATCCGTCCGCAACCTTCGGCAGCCGCGCCTCCTTCTGCCCGGTGGTGCCGCACTTCTCGATCAGGGCCGCTCCAAGCACCACGGTCGCGATGTACGGCTCGGACACCAGCCCGCGGCCAAACGCTTCCATCAGAATCCCGATCTCGACCGGGCCGCCGCCGAGCCCGCCAAACTCCTCAGGGATCGGCAGCGCCAACCAGCCGAGCTCGGCGAACTGCTTCCAGACATCGGGGCTGAAGCCAAGCGGATCGCTCGCCATCTTGCGGCGGTGATCGGCATCGTAGCTTTCGGCCACGAAGCGCTCCGCGCTCTCGCGCAGCAGCCGTTGCTCGTCACTGAGATTGAGGTCCATGTCGCTACTCCGCGGCCGCCGGCGGCTTGCGCACGGAGGGATGCAGGCCGGACGGATCGACGATCATGCTGAACTCCTGAAGGTTATGGGCGTGGCAGAGCTGATGCAGCGCAAAGGCCTGGTCGATCGCGGCAGGCTGGCCCATCACGTCGACCGAGCGGTTCACCGCCTCCTTGGTCAGCTTCAATGCAAAGGACGGCTTTGCTGCGATCCGGCGCGCCAGCTCCAGCACGCGTGCCGACAGCTCCGCACGCGGCACGACCTGGTTGACCATGCCGAGCTGATGCGCCTCTTGCGCGCTCCAGCTGTCGGCGGTGAACAGAAACTCCTTGGCCTTGCGCGGGCCGAGCTCCCAGGGATGCACGAACCACTCGACACCGCAGACGCCCATGGTGACAACGGGGTCGCAGAACTGCGCATCGTCGCTGGCGACGATGAGGTCGCAGGCCCAGGCCAGCATCAATCCGCCCGCGATGCACTTGCCATGCACCTCGGCAATGGTCGGTTTTGCCAGATTGCGCCAACGCCGCGTGATCTGGAGATATATTTCCTGCTCGCGTGCGAAGTGGCCGTGTGCATTGGGTTCGGCAAAGCCGCCCCAATTTCCTACCGGCGGAAAATCGACGCCTGCGGCATTCTTAGCCCCGGGGCGCAGGTCATGGCCTGAAGAGAAGTGCGGCCCGTTGCCGGCGAGGATGATGACCTTGACCGTATCGTCCTGCACCGCCGCGTCGAAGGCGGCGTTGAGGTCGTAGGTCATTTGCAGGTTCTGCGCGTTGCGCGCATCTGGCCGGTTCATCACGATCCGGGTGATCGCCGGCTCCGGCCGCTCCACGAGGATGGTCTCGAACGAGGACATCGCGTTCCCCCTGGCGTTTCCATTGTTGTTTTGCCGGAGTTGACTATGCCAGCCGGGGATAGGCAAGAGGCTTGCGTCTGTCGGCTGCCTTTAGTGTCGTCGCCAAGACGTCTGGCGTCTCGCGCATGCAATCTGGTAGTTTGCACCAGATTCCACCGGGAGAAATTTGATGCGCAAGATCCTCACCGTGCTGGCGGCGCTGGCCTCGCTCAGCCTCACCAATTGCGGCTACAACGCGATCCAGACCGAGGACGAGCAGATCAAGGCCAACTGGTCCGAGGTCGTGAACCAGTATCAGCGCCGCGCCGATCTCGTGCCCAACCTCGTCAACTCGGTGAAGGGCTTTGCGCAGCAAGAGAAGGACGTGCTGCTCGGCGTCACCAATGCCCGCGCCAAGGTCGGCAGCATCCAGGCAACGCCGGAAGTGCTGAACGATCCCGCCGCCTTCCAGAAATTCCAGGCCGCCCAGGGCGAGCTCTCCAGCGCGCTGTCTCGGCTCCTCGTGGTCACCGAGAACTATCCGCAGCTCAAATCGGATGCGCTGTTCAAGGATTTGATGTCGCAGCTCGAAGGCACCGAGAACCGCATCACGGTTGCCCGCAACCGCTACATCAAGGCGGTGCAGGACTATAACGTCACCATCCGCTCGTTCCCGAGCAACTTCACCGCCATGGCGTTCGGCTACAAGGAAAAGCCGAATTTCTCGGTCGAGAACGAGAAGGAGATATCGACCGCGCCGAAGGTGGATTTCAACGCCGCGCCTGCGCCGTCGAAGTAGCCGCGTTCGGCACAGATGCGCGCCCCACCCACCACTGTCATTCCCCGCGA
This is a stretch of genomic DNA from Bradyrhizobium sp. CB2312. It encodes these proteins:
- a CDS encoding acyl-CoA dehydrogenase family protein yields the protein MDLTFNAEERAFQDEVRGFIAKNLTDEVKRATALTPSVFSDPDIGMAWQRALHSRGWGAPGWPVEYGGPDWTPAQRWIFETESARAGVPNVNVMGVKMVGPVIIGFGSPEQKNFYLPRILSGEDYWCQGYSEPGSGSDLSSLKTRAVRDGDDYVINGTKIWTTHAHHANRMFALVRTSDGPRQQDGISFILIDMKTPGITTRPILTIGGDHEVNQVFFDDVRVPVTNRVGEEGKGWTYGKYLLEFERGSGIASAKLREGLKAIAELAESDLTGRAIDSPDIASRISEVEVDIDALEMTELRVLSALQTGQNPGAVSSILKLRNSEIRQAVTRLGADVIGHDALAVEPMRPLYRLNHEPATPEDMLTVVPEYLNGRAYTIFGGTSEIQRDIIAKMMLGI
- a CDS encoding acyl-CoA dehydrogenase; the encoded protein is MDLNLSDEQRLLRESAERFVAESYDADHRRKMASDPLGFSPDVWKQFAELGWLALPIPEEFGGLGGGPVEIGILMEAFGRGLVSEPYIATVVLGAALIEKCGTTGQKEARLPKVADGSLKLAFAHSERAARFDLAKVATVAHKTAEGWRLSGSKIGVLDGHAADEIIVSAHIHDHRGPSGRIGLFLVPAKTPSVAMSDYQRLGGGRACNIELSGVELPQDALLGDDSDTLPAIEWAVDRAMAALGAEAVGIMQTLLDTTLDYTKIRKQFGRPLSANQVIRHRLADMAMQVDEARSMALRAALKVDAEPLERARAASGAKAKIGKCARFVGEQSIQLHGGMGVTEELEVGAYFKRLVAFDTLFGGSAHHYARHAQLGRTA
- a CDS encoding enoyl-CoA hydratase, whose translation is MSSFETILVERPEPAITRIVMNRPDARNAQNLQMTYDLNAAFDAAVQDDTVKVIILAGNGPHFSSGHDLRPGAKNAAGVDFPPVGNWGGFAEPNAHGHFAREQEIYLQITRRWRNLAKPTIAEVHGKCIAGGLMLAWACDLIVASDDAQFCDPVVTMGVCGVEWFVHPWELGPRKAKEFLFTADSWSAQEAHQLGMVNQVVPRAELSARVLELARRIAAKPSFALKLTKEAVNRSVDVMGQPAAIDQAFALHQLCHAHNLQEFSMIVDPSGLHPSVRKPPAAAE
- a CDS encoding LemA family protein translates to MRKILTVLAALASLSLTNCGYNAIQTEDEQIKANWSEVVNQYQRRADLVPNLVNSVKGFAQQEKDVLLGVTNARAKVGSIQATPEVLNDPAAFQKFQAAQGELSSALSRLLVVTENYPQLKSDALFKDLMSQLEGTENRITVARNRYIKAVQDYNVTIRSFPSNFTAMAFGYKEKPNFSVENEKEISTAPKVDFNAAPAPSK